In the genome of Spea bombifrons isolate aSpeBom1 chromosome 11, aSpeBom1.2.pri, whole genome shotgun sequence, one region contains:
- the LOC128469053 gene encoding histone H2A type 2-B-like, translating into MSGRGKQGGKVRAKAKTRSSRAGLQFPVGRVHRLLRKGNYAERVGAGAPVYLAAVLEYLTAEILELAGNAARDNKKTRIIPRHLQLAVRNDEELNKLLGGVTIAQGGVLPNIQAVLLPKKTESHKPAKSK; encoded by the coding sequence ATGTCTGGCAGAGGTAAACAAGGTGGAAAAGTTCGTGCTAAGGCGAAGACACGTTCTTCCCGTGCCGGTCTGCAGTTCCCTGTCGGCCGTGTGCATAGGCTTCTTCGCAAGGGTAATTATGCCGAGAGAGTAGGAGCCGGCGCACCCGTGTATCTGGCAGCGGTGTTGGAGTATCTGACTGCTGAGATATTGGAGTTGGCTGGTAACGCTGCACGCGATAACAAAAAGACCCGTATCATTCCTCGCCACCTGCAACTTGCCGTTCGTAACGACGAGGAGCTCAATAAGTTGCTCGGAGGGGtcaccattgctcagggaggtgtTCTACCCAACATCCAGGCGGTGCTCTTGCCCAAGAAGACAGAGAGCCACAAGCCTGCCAAGAGCAAGTGA
- the LOC128468952 gene encoding histone H2B 1.1-like, producing the protein MPDPAKSAPAPKKGSKKAVTKTQKKDGKKRKKSRKESYAIYVYKVLKQVHPDTGISSKAMGIMNSFVNDIFERIAGEASRLAHYNKRSTITSREIQTAVRLLLPGELAKHAVSEGTKAVTKYTSAK; encoded by the coding sequence ATGCCTGATCCAGCGAAATCTGCGCCTGCTCCGAAGAAAGGCTCTAAGAAAGCTGTTACGAAGACTCAGAAAAAAGATGGGAAGAAGCGCAAGAAGAGCAGAAAAGAAAGCTACGCGATCTATGTGTACAAGGTACTGAAGCAGGTGCATCCAGACACTGGCATTTCCTCCAAGGCCATGGGCATCATGAACTCGTTTGTCAACGATATCTTTGAGCGCATTGCCGGGGAAGCTTCACGCTTAGCCCATTACAACAAGCGCTCCACTATCACTTCTCGGGAGATTCAGACTGCTGTACGCCTCCTCCTTCCTGGAGAGCTGGCCAAGCACGCTGTGTCAGAGGGCACCAAGGCTGTTACCAAGTACACCAGCGCCAAGTAA
- the LOC128469060 gene encoding histone H4, with amino-acid sequence MSGRGKGGKGLGKGGAKRHRKVLRDNIQGITKPAIRRLARRGGVKRISGLIYEETRGVLKVFLENVIRDAVTYTEHAKRKTVTAMDVVYALKRQGRTLYGFGG; translated from the coding sequence ATGTCTGGCCGTGGCAAAGGAGGTAAGGGACTCGGGAAAGGTGGCGCGAAGAGGCACAGGAAGGTGCTTCGGGATAACATCCAGGGAATCACCAAACCTGCTATCCGCCGTTTGGCTCGCAGAGGAGGTGTAAAGCGTATCTCTGGGTTGATCTATGAGGAGACCCGTGGTGTGCTCAAAGTGTTTTTGGAGAATGTGATTCGTGACGCAGTCACTTATACGGAGCATGCCAAGAGAAAAACCGTTACCGCTATGGACGTGGTGTATGCCTTGAAACGCCAAGGCCGTACTCTGTACGGTTTCGGAGGTTAA